A stretch of Aureispira sp. CCB-E DNA encodes these proteins:
- the hisG gene encoding ATP phosphoribosyltransferase gives MNNEILRIAIQKSGRLTEKSMQLLSDCGIQLQNGKRKLLSPATNFPLEIYYLRDDDIPQYVEDGVADIGILGENVLLEEQAKVDKILDLGFAQCRLSLAIPKNEVYTGLDYWQGKKIATTYSNILRQYLKEKHIEADIHSISGSVEIAPSIGLAEGICDLVSSGSTLLSNGLKEVEVILKSQAVLIANQNLSLGKQQILEQLLFRIRAKQAAAHNKYILLNAPNDRIEAICALLPGMKSPSILPLKDKNWSSLHSVVQEQAFWEVIDKLKAAGAEGILVIPIEKMIV, from the coding sequence ATGAACAACGAAATTCTTCGTATTGCCATCCAAAAGTCAGGTCGGCTAACTGAAAAATCAATGCAATTGTTAAGCGATTGTGGTATTCAATTGCAAAATGGAAAACGAAAGTTATTGTCACCCGCAACTAATTTCCCTTTAGAAATTTATTATTTGAGAGATGATGATATCCCTCAATATGTAGAAGATGGCGTTGCTGATATCGGTATTTTAGGAGAAAATGTTTTATTGGAAGAACAAGCTAAAGTAGACAAGATATTGGACTTGGGCTTTGCACAATGTCGCTTGTCTTTGGCCATTCCTAAAAATGAAGTTTATACTGGATTGGATTATTGGCAAGGAAAAAAAATTGCTACCACTTATTCCAACATCTTACGACAATATCTAAAAGAAAAACACATCGAGGCAGACATACACTCTATTAGTGGCTCTGTTGAAATAGCACCTAGCATTGGATTGGCCGAAGGGATTTGTGATTTGGTTAGTTCGGGCTCTACTTTATTGAGCAATGGCTTGAAAGAGGTAGAAGTTATACTAAAATCGCAAGCGGTACTCATTGCCAATCAAAACTTATCCCTTGGCAAGCAACAGATTCTCGAACAACTACTCTTTAGAATTCGAGCAAAACAAGCCGCTGCTCATAACAAATACATTCTACTGAATGCCCCAAATGACAGAATAGAAGCAATTTGTGCTTTGCTGCCAGGTATGAAAAGCCCTAGCATTTTGCCCTTGAAAGATAAAAATTGGAGCTCTTTACACTCTGTAGTTCAGGAACAGGCTTTTTGGGAGGTGATTGATAAGCTCAAAGCCGCAGGGGCCGAAGGTATTTTGGTCATTCCCATTGAAAAAATGATTGTATAG
- a CDS encoding DJ-1/PfpI family protein — protein MHKKVFIFLFDGFSDWEIAFLSPEIKKSPSIELIYFSSTGQAVSSMGGLQVMPNISLEQIDPQEVDLLVLPGGSAWERNKNNEIETLVKSLVENKKSIAAICAATTYLGKLGLLNQIKHTSNALHYLQSIAPQYTGAVNYTDALATSSRHIITANGIAPIEFAKEIFLQLELYDLATIEKWFQLFKNGIWKV, from the coding sequence ATGCATAAAAAAGTATTTATCTTTCTCTTTGACGGATTTTCAGACTGGGAAATTGCTTTTCTTTCTCCTGAAATCAAAAAAAGTCCGTCGATTGAACTTATTTATTTCTCAAGTACAGGACAAGCTGTCTCATCTATGGGAGGATTACAGGTGATGCCTAATATTTCATTGGAACAAATTGATCCACAAGAAGTTGATTTATTGGTACTTCCTGGCGGGAGTGCATGGGAGCGCAATAAAAATAATGAAATAGAAACGCTGGTCAAATCCTTAGTCGAAAACAAAAAAAGTATTGCTGCTATCTGTGCTGCAACAACCTACTTAGGCAAACTCGGTCTTCTCAATCAAATCAAACACACTAGCAATGCCCTTCATTATTTGCAAAGTATTGCTCCTCAATATACTGGTGCTGTCAATTATACTGATGCGCTAGCTACTTCTAGTCGCCATATTATAACTGCTAATGGGATTGCTCCAATCGAATTTGCCAAAGAAATATTCTTGCAATTAGAATTATATGACCTTGCTACAATTGAAAAATGGTTTCAGCTGTTTAAGAATGGGATTTGGAAGGTATAA
- a CDS encoding PEP/pyruvate-binding domain-containing protein produces MRIGLTALLLCLGCLLQAQNEFSSKQYQFIAYDKIPTWKGVATNWNESLKKVYLFDVEQYKGHGNFVCYGLKTGLRFNQFKELVRHPDKRVYLPIFLYDLRTMPIQKDGQVYTWAVRLEDYSYTDSRWSMERTFVELMEVVERYIKQQVPEVGKGIAILASPSASLPNLTIREGIEKAGYVTMTLGELIKRASKKEAKEKTKIAPKQDGYWSANVLNEGVAVGYLRFVKEGEETQVQSDFKNILLYQQIPYRVPIANGILTLAPQTPFSHINLLAKNRGTANAYLTQQLPSDFRAKYENKLVKIICKKEKGKNILTIEPISEQAAQLHWSSQRKLKIDLPKPDVSVRAFSHFTTGDRSVQTVTCIGAKASNYALLYHELPNYTRPGFAIPFYFYFQTIQACGADQLIQTLLKQKHQWTKERLHKQLETIRNAIMGATLKEQVFKELEIICKQYYKGKKIRLRSSTNCEDLPEFNGAGLYVSKGFWEGSERTVIQQKILEVYASLWLVRAFEERDFFGIDHSKAAMGILINEAFPDEYANGVALTLPNPTGTPSIHINTQYGEQSVTNPEGKAVPEVIYFRQLNSKWYVTESKSSIHNIFVENAALTPLVRQLQSACATLDTLLKKELEHPVHYGVDVEFKIMKEENKFRLYLKQARLLNVNLPE; encoded by the coding sequence ATGAGAATAGGATTAACTGCTTTATTACTGTGTTTGGGATGTTTGTTGCAAGCGCAAAATGAATTTTCAAGTAAGCAATATCAATTTATTGCTTATGATAAGATTCCGACTTGGAAAGGAGTTGCTACTAATTGGAATGAATCTTTAAAAAAAGTGTATTTATTTGATGTAGAACAGTACAAAGGGCATGGTAATTTTGTTTGTTATGGTTTGAAAACAGGACTTCGATTTAATCAGTTTAAAGAATTGGTACGTCATCCTGACAAGAGAGTTTATTTGCCTATTTTTTTGTACGATTTACGGACAATGCCCATTCAAAAAGATGGGCAAGTATATACTTGGGCGGTGCGGTTAGAGGATTATAGTTATACCGATAGTCGTTGGTCTATGGAACGTACTTTTGTAGAGTTGATGGAAGTGGTAGAACGATATATCAAACAGCAAGTTCCTGAAGTAGGAAAGGGAATTGCTATTTTAGCAAGCCCAAGTGCTTCCTTACCTAATTTAACAATTCGAGAAGGGATCGAAAAGGCGGGATATGTTACCATGACATTGGGTGAATTGATTAAAAGAGCCTCTAAAAAAGAAGCTAAAGAAAAGACAAAAATTGCTCCTAAACAAGATGGATATTGGTCGGCTAATGTCTTAAATGAGGGGGTGGCAGTTGGTTATTTACGGTTTGTAAAGGAAGGAGAGGAAACACAAGTCCAAAGCGATTTTAAAAATATTTTGCTTTATCAGCAAATTCCTTATCGAGTACCGATTGCAAATGGAATACTTACTTTGGCGCCTCAAACACCTTTTTCGCACATCAACCTTTTAGCCAAAAACCGAGGAACAGCAAATGCTTATTTAACGCAACAGTTACCAAGTGATTTTCGAGCAAAATATGAGAATAAGTTGGTGAAAATTATTTGCAAGAAAGAGAAAGGAAAAAACATTCTAACAATAGAACCTATTTCTGAACAAGCGGCTCAGTTGCATTGGTCGAGTCAACGAAAATTGAAGATTGATTTACCAAAACCAGATGTATCTGTTCGTGCTTTTTCACATTTTACGACAGGAGATAGATCGGTGCAAACGGTTACTTGTATAGGGGCAAAAGCAAGTAATTATGCTTTGTTGTATCATGAATTACCCAACTATACTCGACCTGGTTTTGCAATTCCTTTTTACTTTTATTTTCAAACGATACAAGCTTGTGGGGCAGATCAACTGATTCAAACACTGCTAAAACAGAAACACCAATGGACAAAAGAACGTTTGCACAAGCAGTTGGAAACTATTAGAAATGCAATAATGGGAGCTACTTTGAAGGAGCAAGTTTTTAAGGAACTAGAGATTATCTGTAAGCAATATTACAAAGGCAAAAAAATCCGCTTGCGTAGTTCGACCAATTGTGAAGATTTGCCAGAATTTAATGGGGCTGGATTGTATGTTTCCAAAGGTTTTTGGGAGGGGAGCGAACGAACTGTTATACAGCAAAAAATATTGGAAGTCTATGCGTCTTTGTGGTTGGTTCGTGCGTTTGAAGAACGTGATTTTTTTGGAATTGATCATAGTAAAGCCGCAATGGGAATCTTGATCAACGAAGCTTTTCCTGATGAATATGCCAATGGAGTGGCATTGACATTGCCCAACCCTACAGGAACGCCAAGTATTCATATTAACACACAATATGGTGAACAATCTGTTACAAATCCTGAAGGTAAAGCCGTGCCAGAGGTAATTTATTTTCGGCAGTTGAATAGCAAATGGTATGTCACAGAGTCCAAGTCGTCTATACACAATATTTTTGTTGAAAATGCGGCACTGACACCCCTTGTTCGTCAATTGCAAAGTGCTTGTGCAACATTGGATACCTTGCTGAAAAAAGAGCTTGAACACCCTGTACATTATGGAGTGGATGTAGAATTTAAAATTATGAAAGAAGAAAATAAATTTCGATTGTACCTAAAACAAGCGCGTCTGTTGAATGTAAATTTGCCTGAGTAA
- a CDS encoding NADH:flavin oxidoreductase — translation MKNKAANPIKFTCGASMKNRFMLAPMTNTQSHEDGQLSKEELNWLKMRAEGQFGLVMTCATHVQEIGKGFPGQLGLFSDEHIEGHKKLTRAIKENGSLIVSQLHHAGMRSPMDLLQDKPVCPSDNEKHNARELSLEEVKQLRDDFIQAAIRAKESGYDGVEIHGAHGYILTQFLSAAINHRTDEYGGSLENRARILLEIVDGVRTTCGSDFLLGVRLSPERFGMDLREVTTICQQLIDGGKIDFLDVSLWDSFKEPEEEQYKGKSLLTYFTELDRKNVLLTVAGGIKSAQDVREVLDAGVDFVTIGHSAILHHDFPKKVMENDNFEPTPTPVSKDYLRKEGLGEDFIEYMTRWSGFVKQ, via the coding sequence ATGAAAAACAAAGCAGCAAACCCCATTAAGTTTACTTGTGGTGCCAGTATGAAGAACAGATTTATGTTGGCTCCAATGACCAACACACAGAGCCATGAAGATGGGCAACTTTCTAAAGAAGAATTAAATTGGCTAAAAATGAGAGCAGAGGGACAATTTGGTTTGGTAATGACCTGTGCTACCCATGTTCAAGAAATAGGAAAAGGGTTCCCTGGGCAATTAGGACTCTTTTCTGATGAGCATATAGAGGGGCATAAAAAATTAACGCGTGCGATTAAGGAAAATGGCAGCTTGATTGTTAGTCAATTACATCATGCGGGAATGCGTTCTCCAATGGATTTGCTTCAAGATAAGCCCGTTTGCCCCTCTGATAATGAGAAACACAATGCACGTGAGCTTTCTTTAGAAGAGGTGAAACAACTTCGAGATGATTTTATTCAAGCAGCAATTCGAGCAAAAGAAAGCGGATATGATGGTGTGGAAATTCATGGAGCACATGGATATATTTTAACCCAATTTTTGAGTGCTGCAATCAATCATCGGACAGATGAGTATGGAGGAAGTTTGGAAAATAGAGCGCGCATTTTGTTGGAAATAGTTGATGGTGTTCGAACGACTTGTGGTTCTGATTTTTTATTGGGAGTGCGCTTATCGCCCGAACGATTTGGAATGGACTTAAGAGAGGTTACAACCATTTGTCAGCAGTTGATTGATGGTGGAAAGATTGACTTTTTAGATGTTTCTTTGTGGGATTCCTTCAAAGAGCCAGAGGAGGAGCAATACAAAGGAAAATCTTTATTGACTTATTTTACAGAACTTGACCGTAAAAATGTTTTGCTGACTGTTGCAGGAGGAATAAAAAGTGCTCAGGATGTTAGAGAGGTTTTAGATGCAGGAGTCGATTTTGTGACGATTGGACATTCTGCAATATTGCATCATGATTTTCCGAAAAAAGTGATGGAAAATGATAATTTTGAACCTACACCAACTCCTGTCTCCAAAGATTATCTTCGAAAAGAAGGATTGGGAGAAGATTTTATCGAATACATGACTCGATGGTCGGGGTTTGTAAAACAATAG
- a CDS encoding pirin family protein — translation MANNKLLVNERQTDLGNFMVGRLLPFRKKRQVGPFTFIDHIGPAELGNGQYLDVDQHPHIGLSTLTYLFEGEIEHRDSIGSIQIITPGDVGFMTAGCGVTHTERTPQHKRQEETFTMHGYQIWLALPKEKEEMEPRFDYYPSSEIPTWTENGVRFKLVAGNAFGKSAPLQGYSPLFMVDIYAEKATTISLKNQLKGEVAFVIVKGSISDQEERVEAGQMLISKTNEACEICLDAQTQLLLFGGAPLPEEHYLLWNFVSHSKTRLKEAQKDWENKEFPMVPDDNTYIPMPALKR, via the coding sequence ATGGCTAATAACAAATTACTAGTAAACGAAAGACAGACTGATTTAGGAAACTTTATGGTCGGAAGGTTATTGCCTTTTCGCAAAAAAAGACAAGTGGGTCCATTCACATTCATAGATCACATAGGACCAGCAGAATTAGGAAATGGTCAGTACTTAGATGTAGATCAACATCCGCACATTGGGTTAAGTACCCTAACCTATCTTTTTGAGGGAGAAATAGAGCATCGAGATAGCATCGGCAGTATTCAGATTATCACTCCAGGCGATGTTGGTTTTATGACAGCGGGATGTGGGGTTACCCACACAGAACGGACACCTCAACACAAACGACAAGAAGAAACATTTACCATGCACGGCTATCAAATTTGGCTAGCACTTCCCAAGGAAAAGGAAGAAATGGAACCAAGATTTGATTATTATCCAAGTTCAGAAATTCCAACTTGGACAGAGAATGGTGTTCGATTCAAACTAGTAGCGGGAAATGCCTTCGGTAAATCAGCTCCCTTACAAGGTTATTCGCCCCTATTTATGGTTGACATCTACGCTGAAAAAGCGACAACCATTTCGCTGAAAAATCAATTAAAAGGGGAAGTTGCTTTTGTTATTGTCAAAGGCTCTATTAGCGATCAAGAAGAACGAGTTGAAGCAGGGCAAATGCTCATTAGCAAAACCAATGAAGCTTGCGAAATTTGCTTGGACGCTCAAACGCAACTTTTGCTGTTTGGCGGGGCTCCGTTGCCTGAGGAACATTATCTGCTTTGGAATTTTGTTTCTCATAGCAAAACTCGCTTAAAAGAGGCTCAAAAAGATTGGGAAAACAAAGAGTTTCCAATGGTTCCTGACGACAATACGTATATTCCAATGCCTGCTCTAAAAAGATAA